Genomic DNA from Flavobacteriales bacterium:
GTTCAATCATCGACATTTTTAATAAATCCATTTTACCATCCATCATCATGGATGCACTGACGTCAATTAAAAACACCAGATTATTGGTTTTATATCCTTCACCGGAAGGTGACTCTTTGATGCTTATTTCCGGTTTTTCAATTTCAATGGGTGTACTGTCCTTAGGAGAGAGCAATTGATCTTCGGTCGTTAACAATGGCTCTAATTCTTTCGGTTTATTGGGGTCAACAATTGGGTCTGGACGATCGCGGTAAAAAAGACTATCGTCTACCTGATCATATCCCTTTTCAATAATGGGTATCATTTCAATGACTACTTTGTTGTTTCGCACATTCACATACCGGTCAAACTCTTTATTCTTAAATCCGCTTGCTGTTGAAATGAAATAATAGTAGCCCAGATCAATGTTTCGGATAATTTTTCCGGAGCGGTCGCTTATAAAACGATATTTTTCTATTCCCAGATAAATCATACTCACTTTTGCGCCGATAATATTTTCACCTGTGTGAGCATTAATCACCAGCACCTCCATTTCAAAATTGGGTACCCGACCCGTTTCGGAAACGCGGTTAAAATCCGGACAAGCCAAATCGCCCAGGGATGGAAGTTCGTTCACTTCCCCACTGATGCTAATGATCAAGGGCTCATTGAGGGCGCTCACATAAACCTGAATCTGGCGTTGAAATTTTCCGGTTTCTTTGGGGTTATACTGCACCCGTACGGTGATGGTACTATCCGGCATTAAGGTTCGGTTACTATATAAAACCGAAACATCCTTATCGCATTCGGTACGGAGTATAAATGCTTTTTTGCCTGAAGTGTTCTTTAATTCAAAATCGGTAAAGCGTTCCGATTTCGCACCGATGATGCCGAAATGAACGTGTTGTCTGCTAAAGCGGAATTGCGCCTCTGCTTGACCAAATAACAGAAATAAAAATAAAAGAAGTGCTCCTCGCTTTATCATGAAAATTTATAACGCAGAAATCAAGCCAGGGTTTTATTTTTTTACAAATGGATATAATCCATCCGCCACTTTTCTGTCGTTACTAAGCTTAGGAACCTTGTTTTGTCCACCTAATTTCCCCTGCGATTTCATATACGCGTTAAAACCGTTTTTCTCTACCCTCCTTAACTTAAGTGGTTGCAATACATTTCCTTTAATAAGATCGTTGTAATAGATGTTTTTTTCCATCATGGCCCGCTCAAGTTCCAGGGTAAAGTCTTCCAGTTGGACCGGCTCTTCTGCAAACTCAATAAACCATTCGTGGTAAGGCAAGCCTTCTGCAGGATTAACCTGGGGTGCTAAATGGAATTCCACGGCTTGTCCACCATGTTTCTGAATGGCCCTGTGAATAGCAAATTCCACCTCTTCGCCTATTACATGTTCGCCAAATGCTGAGGTATAATGCTTAATTCTTCCGCTCACGATGATACGGTAAGGATCGAGAGATACAAATTTTACGGTATCGCCAATATTATAGGCCCACATCCCCGCATTGGTGTTGAGGATAATGACGTAGTTGACATTTAGTTCGACTTCTTCGAGGGATAGTCGACGCGGATTTTCAGAGAAAAATTCATCTGCGGGAATAAACTCATAAAAAATTCCCATCCATGTGGTGAGCAATAATCCGGGAGCTTGTTGACTATCCTGAAATGCTAAAAATCCTTCTGAAGCGGGGTACAATTCAACACTGTCGATATCCTTCCCGATTAACTTCCGGAAACGGGCACGGTAAGGCTCAAAATTAACGCCTCCATACACAAACAACGAAAACTCAGGGAAAACTTCAGATACACTTTTCTTTCCTGTTTTCTCCAGTAAAAGTTCAAAATACATTTGTACCCAGCTGGGAATACCACTGATTAAGCGCATGTCCACCGGAATCGTTTCGTCCGCAATGGCTCTTACTTTTGTTTCCCAGTCTTCAATGCAGTTAGTGGCATAACTAGGCATTCTGTTTCGCTGAAGATATTGAGGAACATGATGCGCAACTATACCGGACAAACGTCCCAACGGAATTCCGTTTTTATCGCTAAGTTCCGGACTGCCCTGTAAAAAAATCATTTTTCCATCTACAAATGAAGCGTTCCCCGTTTCTGCTATGTAACTGAGCAATGCATATTTTGCCGAATTAATATGATTCGGCATCGACTCCTTTGTAAGCGGAATGTATTTAGTTCCCGAGGTAGTACCGGAGGTCTTGCACAAATAAAGCGGTTTGCCCGGCCATAACACATCGGGTTTTCCGGACACCATTTCATCGATATAACTTTTTAATCCCTCATAATCGCGAACCGGGACCCTCGCTTTAAAATCGTCATACGTTTTAATCTCAGAAAAACCGTGGTCCTTGCCGAATTTTGTTGTTTTGGCGCGTTCAATCAGGTATAAAAACTGCTCCTTTTGCGACTGAACAGCACATTTCGATAAGCGATTTATTTTCTTTTTAATCAACCGTGCATACGGTTTGCTTAAGGAAGCTTTTATTCCCATCGTTTAAAAAATAAGATAGTTCTGCGGATCAATCGGTTTGCCACGGTGCCATAGTTCGAAATGTAAATGCGGACCATCACTCAATTCGCCGGAATTACCCGCAATGGCTATTACATCTCCTGCTTTTACAACATCTCCTGTCTTTTTGAGCAAAACAGCATTGTGTTTATAGACCGACACCAGATTGTTGCTGTGTTGAATATGAATTTCGTGACCACCATCGGAAGACCAGTCGGCAAAAACGACCGTACCATCAAGGGTTGCTTTAATACCATCTGCCGAAGGCGCAGAAATATCTATACCGAAGTGACCTTCCCGCTTGTTGAACGATTGCGTGATTTCACCCTGCAAAGGGGTGAAAAAAAAGATGCCATACATGTTATCGTTACTTAAAACGATATTGTTTTGACCCGAACGAATTTCATATTTTTCTTCTGCTTCTATTTTTTGCCGCAATACAGAATCGGCCGGTGAAAGCTCGAAATTGATGTTTGCATAATTTTTTTCGGGACTATCCTCCACCAGGGTATCTGAAATACGATCGCCATTTAAAATCCCCTGAATATTTTTTACATACCGCTCATATTTCACCAATTCTGCCTCTAGCGAATCAACTTTTATCCGATTATCAATTAAGGCCTCCCGTTCACTGCCGTCGGGATAACCGGGAATAAACTCCCGCAGCGGGGTATAAGCAATAAGCATTGTGGTAAGTCCAATCAGCAACAACGCAAACATTCCCAACCAGATAAAGAGGTTTAAAGGCGAAAGGCGAAGTGAAAATTTTTCTGCGAAGGAACCTTCATCGAGTATCACAAGCCGATACTTTAAACGAAGCTTCTTCATCGCTTTACGGCGCTTTTCCCTTCGAATCTCCTTTTTTGAGGCTTGTTCCATACGTTTCAAATATCGTAAAAATCATTCGAGTGGAACTTAATCGGCTGTTTTAAGGAAAAATAAAATATTTTTGCCCTTCCAGAGTTATTAACTGGATTAAGCAAACTGGTGAACACGTTCCGACAGATCCTTTCTTTTAGATCCCTTTTAGTCATTGTTTTGATGCTGGGCCAATTGTCCTGTTCTACAGAAAAGAACACGGCC
This window encodes:
- a CDS encoding M23 family metallopeptidase — translated: MEQASKKEIRREKRRKAMKKLRLKYRLVILDEGSFAEKFSLRLSPLNLFIWLGMFALLLIGLTTMLIAYTPLREFIPGYPDGSEREALIDNRIKVDSLEAELVKYERYVKNIQGILNGDRISDTLVEDSPEKNYANINFELSPADSVLRQKIEAEEKYEIRSGQNNIVLSNDNMYGIFFFTPLQGEITQSFNKREGHFGIDISAPSADGIKATLDGTVVFADWSSDGGHEIHIQHSNNLVSVYKHNAVLLKKTGDVVKAGDVIAIAGNSGELSDGPHLHFELWHRGKPIDPQNYLIF
- a CDS encoding GH3 auxin-responsive promoter family protein, whose translation is MGIKASLSKPYARLIKKKINRLSKCAVQSQKEQFLYLIERAKTTKFGKDHGFSEIKTYDDFKARVPVRDYEGLKSYIDEMVSGKPDVLWPGKPLYLCKTSGTTSGTKYIPLTKESMPNHINSAKYALLSYIAETGNASFVDGKMIFLQGSPELSDKNGIPLGRLSGIVAHHVPQYLQRNRMPSYATNCIEDWETKVRAIADETIPVDMRLISGIPSWVQMYFELLLEKTGKKSVSEVFPEFSLFVYGGVNFEPYRARFRKLIGKDIDSVELYPASEGFLAFQDSQQAPGLLLTTWMGIFYEFIPADEFFSENPRRLSLEEVELNVNYVIILNTNAGMWAYNIGDTVKFVSLDPYRIIVSGRIKHYTSAFGEHVIGEEVEFAIHRAIQKHGGQAVEFHLAPQVNPAEGLPYHEWFIEFAEEPVQLEDFTLELERAMMEKNIYYNDLIKGNVLQPLKLRRVEKNGFNAYMKSQGKLGGQNKVPKLSNDRKVADGLYPFVKK
- a CDS encoding VWA domain-containing protein codes for the protein MIKRGALLLFLFLLFGQAEAQFRFSRQHVHFGIIGAKSERFTDFELKNTSGKKAFILRTECDKDVSVLYSNRTLMPDSTITVRVQYNPKETGKFQRQIQVYVSALNEPLIISISGEVNELPSLGDLACPDFNRVSETGRVPNFEMEVLVINAHTGENIIGAKVSMIYLGIEKYRFISDRSGKIIRNIDLGYYYFISTASGFKNKEFDRYVNVRNNKVVIEMIPIIEKGYDQVDDSLFYRDRPDPIVDPNKPKELEPLLTTEDQLLSPKDSTPIEIEKPEISIKESPSGEGYKTNNLVFLIDVSASMMMDGKMDLLKMSMIELCAGLGPDDKVSLVVYSSQARVIMDNISGSDKQTIIDRIRTMEGSGNTAGSEGMKLAYEMAMRHFIPNGNNQVIMATDGAFNLYTSDVAPLVKRYYKKGIVTSVLAIKNTERDAKSMESIATMGGGRYVPIVDAEGAKNGLIEEVRSASKR